TATATAACTACTACTATGTGGATATTTTTGTCTTACACGGTTGCAACTTTATTTCAGGTTGATTTGCAAGCATTATGTGGAGCAGTTCCCATCCCACTAAACCAAGGGGTCCTCCTAGCCCTTTTCCAGCAGCTAGCGTGCGACATTGCCAACGACACGTCCCGGAAGCTTCAATGGATGACAAATGTGGCCGTGGCAATACAACCAACAGATCCGATAATCGCTATGCATGTAAGGCCAATATTTGATCAAGTCTATGGCGTCCTGGCGCACCAGCGGTCCCTGCCAACAACTAATGCATCGGATGCAACAAACATCCGCTTAATCATGCACGTGATCACCTCAGTGCTGATGAGTCACAAGTAACAATCGTAAGGCGCATTCGGACATTGCATCGTTGTACATAGAGAATTTTGCATAGCATATGAAACCGAAAAAGGGAGCTATACATTGTGTCTGACCAGTCTGACAGGACTAGGAGGCTAGTTTAGGAATGTGGAAGGTATCTTCCGGTGTAAATTGGTCATGTGTGACATGGTACTGAGTTGCATATCGATGTCGGGTTCATTATCTTGGATATGTTACGTCCAGCGCAAATGTTATACTGCCTAGTTTCATAACTACATTCCGAGTTCCCAATTTATGGATAGAGCTCGTGTGGGCGCACCGCCTTTGGCACTTGGTCGTGTCGTGTGATTGTGCAGCGCACCCTCGGCGCTGCTTGATCTGGTGATTTCATCCTTCCTTGCGCCTGTGCCATCGTGCCGATGGCCGATGCTATCTTTGTGTGCTCTGTTTATCTGCCTGGTGTGCTATCCTCTCGGATGGAATTACCTGTTGTAGAGAGGTCCTCGTGCACAGTGGTTGGAGCACCATTCTCTGTGTTTATTCATTTGATTGCTATGTGGAAAGAGGCATTGAAGTCTATTTCAGTTGGTTCAGGCCGTGCATTACTCGCAGATTATCAACTTTGGATTCATTTTTATACGAATTTGAGTGCCTGCAATACTTTTATCGACTAAACTTCACAAATGTGTTTCATTTTTAATAGATTGCTCTGTGACCTCCAGAACGCCAATTCCGATTGGAGGCAACTAAAGTGTACTCCATGTCTCTATTAAAAATGTGTTTCATTTTCAATAGATTTGAGTAATATTTATGCACACGACAGATAAACAGGAGATAATGACTGACGGCCTGATACTAGTATCCTGATAGTACTGTGTTAGTGTAGTATTTACAAAAGCTGCGGCGCCAACAGGTGGGCCCGGCTGCCGGCTGACAACTGGACCTGCACTACTATCGTATATTTACCCCCGCACTACTATCGTATATTTACATATTTACAAAACATAGGCACCGCGCTCAGTGTAGTATTTACAAAAGCTGTGGCGCCAACAGGTGGGCCTGGCTGCTTAGCGGCTGACAGCTGGATCCTGCACTactattatatatttatatatttacaTATTTATAAAATATAGGCACCGCGCTCTCCTCCTGGATTAGGGATGGCAGTCGGACCCATAGGTGTGGGCGCCCGCGAGTTTCACACCCGATGGGTGCGGGCGTATGTGCGAAATTCCACCCGTGAGTCTAGAGTCGACCCGACCTGCATTAAGATGGGTTGGGTGTGATGTGAATTTTTACCCGTGGATGCCTAATGGGACCAGTATTTCCTAATTCACCTCATGACACACGACACTTTGCACCATGGATTCCTTCTAGACCAACTGAAACTCTAGACTACACAGTCAATTACTTGGTGATTTGACCAGTGTGCTAGTCGTGTATTGTCTCTATTTAATTCTTTATTTGTTTGTTAGTACTGAGATGTTGAATGATCGGAACTTATAATAAAATGACTATGTACTAAGACTTCCTGGACTATTAATAAAATGACTATGCACTAAAACTTCCTGGACTATTCTTTTTTGACTGAGATATTCCTACCATTATCCTGTGATCATgttaatatatattatatattgcACCGTGTGCGACCCGAAAACCGAGGACGACCCGCAGGTACGGGTGTAACATTTCACCCGCCAGTCTGTCCGAGAGCGGGTGTGATCGTGTTGCGGGTCCTGTTGCCTCGCCCACCCATTGCCATCCCTACCCTGGATGGCTGGATCTCTTCTGGGAGCGAACATGACAAGGCATGGCGGCTACCAGCACTGGTCCGTCTCCCACCTCCGCacccgcacgccgccggcggccaggacCGGCCGGTGGTGGGGCATCCCGAGCGAGCGGTCGTAGCGCGCCCGGGCGTCCGGGTCCGACAGCGTCTCGTACGCGCGCCGGATCTCGAggaacgccgccggcgcggccgcccccGACGCGCGGGAGGCATCCGGGTGGAGGCGCTTGGCCATGGCGCGGTACGCGGCCTTGATCTCCACCGGCGTCGCGGCGCGCCCCACCCGCAGTGCCTCGTACAGGCTCCCCGCCGctgccagcgccggcggcgctaCCAGGGGCACGGCTCCCGCCATGAGAGGTGAGGTCTCCCGCTCTCCCGGCCGAGGGCCAACTGCTGCTTgctttccttcttcctccgctttctttctcctcctggtggtggtggctctcGGGAAGGTGGAGGGAGAGCTCTGCCTGAGCTGGGGAATGGCGAGTGGGAGTGTGAGCGATGGGTTCGGTCGAGGTGGATTGGGTTTATATGCGTGGAGGTGGTCGGGGCCCCACCTGCAGCCTCACCGGGTGGGACGTCGCTGGAGACGAGGAGTACGCGCCGCACTAGGAATGAGGCGTCGCCTTCTTCTAGAAGGATTGGGTGGCTCGGTGACTGCTTGATGGGTCAGGTCCTGTGTTGGCGAAGCGCGCCCGCGTTGGAGGAGGCGCACTTTGTGCGGGCCCGCAGGATTGTTCACGGTGGGCCCCACACCATGGCTTCTAGAAGGTGACGATGCCCTCGCGCACCTGACTACCTGACGGCTGACGATGAGCTAGCTGGTAGCCTTATCCGGTTTGCTCAAGGCTCCAGTTGTCATTTTAATAATCTACTAGCTGGACCCAAACCCACCATGCAGACTTGCAGTTCACTACGGGAACAGGaaagatgccgagtgccaggggcactcggcgaagctccaaaaatactcggcaaagcgtttgccgagtgtaacactcggcaaacgacacacggcaaaaattttgacggcaaacactggttcgccgagtgttttgtgtcgggcactcggcaaagactttgccgagtgcccagaaaacactcggcgaacaattattgaaaaaaataaaaaaaaaatcatgttccaAACCATCCGctgccgccacctgctccgtcgccgccgccgccgccaccttctccgccgccgccgccgccgccagccaccgccactgcttcccgccaccacgccatgaagcagatccggtggaggggcgtcgggcggcggcggatccggggccgggggtgTTGGGtagcggcggatccggggccgggggcggcgggcggcggcggattcggggccgggggcgtcgggcggcggcggatccgggggcgccgggcggcggggggctccgggcggcgctgggcggcggggccgggggcgccgggcggcgctggcggcggggccgggggaaggtgtggcggcggggccggaggagaggagaggggagggggcccgccggatccggcctcgaggcgcgcgtgcagcggcggcggcggcaggaggcaggAGGCAGGAGGGGAAGAGGCTAGCATgggaagagaggagagtggggggaggggtgTTTTAATTTGTTGTGGGCcgtttgtttgccgagtgtcctatgtggacactcggtaaccggttgatttgccgagtgtccaccataggacactcggcaaattttttttgaaaaaaatttaaaaaatatccaacagtttcaaaaaaataccaaattttcacacgaatcaatatatgttctctattaaCTATACAAAAAATTTTGTAGTCAAACAAAACTcaaccgtcacttcgactctaaatcttatcgaatcttCTCAaaattactattcttcttctgagatggttcggtttgtaatcattgtacatgatgaaatgtgcaaaaccttctcaatttttttccatagcctccacatattatatcatcacatcatgacaaatctcatgattttcagactttgcttgtttttttttacaatttaaaaatactactgccacacgttcatggtcgtgtttcttgaacaagatgttcgaaatttcttttcatttcatgggtcaggtctcaaattgggtcaaataacatgaatatcatttttctactcattttgttccataatttgaatcacttgcagttcaaatttgacttataccaaaaaattccttgaaatgcaattaattaaataaatatagcaaataaattcaaaaatataccaaattttaacatggagtaccacatgttgtatgtggggagtagaaaaaatttcgtggtgaaaagagggaaaaaaattatttttttgccgagtgtcaaaaaaaacactaggcaaactcccctctttgccgagtgttttttttgacactcggcaaagagggtggtttgccgagtgttttttatttgacactcggcaaagccccgatttgccgagtgttttttatttgccgagtgtttttggcttgacactcgacgaagagcttgtttgccgagtgctcgagaaaaaacactcggcaaaaaaaatacactcggcgatttctagctttcccgtagtggttACATGTCGTTAAGCGGTGCACCATGGTTAATTTAAAGTTAGTTCCGCCCCTAGGTGAAAGCAAAATCGAATTCATAGTTGCCGGGGGTGAAAAGAAAATCGAATTTACAAGCATGGACTCGTAAGCGAAAACAAAATCAAATTCATAGTCGTCGTGGGTCGGGCTCGAGTTTATAGTACATGTGAAAATATTATTAATTATATATAGTTTATAAACAGCGTAATAGTTTATATATATACTctttctgttccaaattgtagattattttgaCTATTCTAAGTTAAACGTACACATGCATAATATTATACGTCCATCCACCGTACGCTGCTATGGCTAGGGGGTGGTTTGCGCAATTGCGGGGGGTGGTTTGCGCAATTGCTGGGGGTGGTTTGCGCAATTGCTTGGTTTTGGGGTGATCTGGATGGGGGTGGAGACCCCGCTTCTAGAATCCCACGTCCCTCTCCAATACGTCACACGTATGTACCGCGTGCACCTTTCTTGGATCATGACCACCTTGATCGGACCTAGCACACTCCACGCAGAGCAAAagctagcactgtagcacacgaCCCCTCCCTACCCCACTACCATCTCGCGTCGCGCCGCTTCACCGGTGCATGTACGTACGGGCGGTCAACGATAGGCCAGCCACAGCCATAGCCCGCGGGATGGGGGTGGACATCGGGACCTTTATATACCTTTTATATACCTACCGGAAGGTAGATAAGCAACGTATCTTTAATGTCCAtgtataaaatattttttattatttttagatATTTATGAACATTTATTAATgttc
Above is a genomic segment from Setaria viridis chromosome 4, Setaria_viridis_v4.0, whole genome shotgun sequence containing:
- the LOC117853457 gene encoding chaperone protein dnaJ 11, chloroplastic, whose product is MAGAVPLVAPPALAAAGSLYEALRVGRAATPVEIKAAYRAMAKRLHPDASRASGAAAPAAFLEIRRAYETLSDPDARARYDRSLGMPHHRPVLAAGGVRVRRWETDQCW